The sequence below is a genomic window from Oscillospiraceae bacterium.
GGGAAGGGCACTTGGCACCGGGCCCTGCGGGCGTTGGAGCTTTTGGACCGGGCGGAGGTTGAGACGAATCTGCTCTGCGTCGTCACCGGCCCGGCGGCCCGCAGCCCGCAGAAGCTCTATTCCTCCCTGAGAAAGCTGGGGGATTACCCCCTCCAGTTCATCCCCTGCCTGGATCCGCTGCAGGCGGCCCGCGGCACGCTGCCCTACTCCTTGACGCCCCGGGACTACGGGCGCTTCCTCTGCCTCCTGTTCGACTGCTGGTACCGGGACTGGGAGGCGGGGGCCTGCGTCAGCGTGCGTTCCTTCGACGACTGCCTGCGGTTGCTGCTGGGGCTGCCCCCCGGATCCTGCGCCGCGGCAGGGCGCTGCGGAAACTACCTGGTCGTGGAGGGGGACGGCAGCCTGTACCCCTGCGACTTTTTTGTGTTGGACGAGTGGCGCCTGGGGAATATCCGGGACACGGCGGTGGAGGCGGCGCTGGCATCCCCGGCGGGCCTTGCGTTCCAGCGGCGGGGGGAGTCCCGTCCGCAGCCATGCGGGACGTGCCCCTATGCCGCCGTCTGCCGGGGTGGCTGCCCCCGGGACTGGGCGTTCTCCGGGGCTGGCCCGGAACATTACTATTGCGAGGCGCTGCGCGCCTTTTTCAGCCACGCGCTGCCCAGGCTCCAGCGGGTGGCG
It includes:
- a CDS encoding radical SAM/SPASM domain-containing protein, coding for MKSVTFMVKPASSRCNLRCGYCFYDDVSEQRQLKSMGRMTEETALRLIAAGYEAVDADGTVQILFQGGEPTLAGLDFFRFFVEAAERRRPPGVRLGWSIQTNGMLLTEEWAALLRDHGFLVGLSLDGTRGLHDRYRTDPQGKGTWHRALRALELLDRAEVETNLLCVVTGPAARSPQKLYSSLRKLGDYPLQFIPCLDPLQAARGTLPYSLTPRDYGRFLCLLFDCWYRDWEAGACVSVRSFDDCLRLLLGLPPGSCAAAGRCGNYLVVEGDGSLYPCDFFVLDEWRLGNIRDTAVEAALASPAGLAFQRRGESRPQPCGTCPYAAVCRGGCPRDWAFSGAGPEHYYCEALRAFFSHALPRLQRVAQQLRR